A stretch of the Capsicum annuum cultivar UCD-10X-F1 chromosome 8, UCD10Xv1.1, whole genome shotgun sequence genome encodes the following:
- the LOC107852002 gene encoding GATA transcription factor 12 yields the protein MDVEKPEFFDAKNGDHFVEDFLDLPNDDGMVTDGTLDATVTGNSTDCSVLDNSCNSSMSGSHHGPLLGDNIGYRNFSEGHFSNEFPVPYEDLVELEWLSSFVEESFSSNDTQKTQMMQAMKSRTDSEIHQFIPDPNLSFAASSAQTFKPEMPVPAKARSKRSRMAPGNWASRLLVVSPNTITPESLMDPTSMQDMSSSSEFGMMIPSSGKKTVKSSTPKKKDSTTSHHGPSNMASNTEGRKCLHCATNKTPQWRTGPMGPKTLCNACGVRYKSGRLVPEYRPAASPTFVLTKHSNSHRKVLEIRRQKEVITRAEHQHQFLPQNMMFDVSNTDDYLIHQHIGPDFRQLI from the exons ATGGACGTGGAAAAACCAGAATTCTTCGATGCCAAAAACGGTGATCATTTCGTTGAGGACTTTTTGGACTTGCCTAACGATGACGGAATGGTCACTGATGGCACGTTGGATGCTACGGTCACCGGAAATTCCACGGATTGTTCGGTCCTCGATAATTCATGCAACTCCTCAATGTCCGGAAGCCATCACGGCCCACTACTTGGTGACAATATTGGCTATCGAAATTTCTCCGAGGGACACTTCTCCAATGAATTCCCCGTGCCG tATGAAGATTTGGTTGAGCTGGAATGGCTATCGAGTTTTGTGGAAGAATCATTCTCAAGCAACGACACGCAGAAAACACAGATGATGCAAGCAATGAAGAGTCGAACTGATTCCGAGATTCACCAATTCATTCCTGACCCGAACCTATCATTCGCAGCGTCTAGCGCACAAACCTTCAAGCCGGAAATGCCTGTCCCAGCCAAAGCACGTAGCAAGAGGTCACGTATGGCTCCAGGCAACTGGGCCTCTCGCTTGCTAGTCGTGTCTCCCAACACCATAACCCCGGAATCCCTGATGGACCCGACATCAATGCAAGACATGTCATCGTCATCAGAGTTCGGAATGATGATTCCGAGCTCTGGCAAGAAGACGGTGAAGTCTTCTACTCCGAAAAAGAAAGATAGTACTACTAGTCATCATGGTCCAAGTAACATGGCTAGCAATACTGAAGGAAGGAAGTGTCTTCATTGTGCTACCAATAAGACACCCCAGTGGAGGACAGGACCAATGGGTCCAAAAACACTTTGCAATGCTTGTGGTGTAAGGTACAAGTCTGGACGTCTCGTCCCTGAATATCGACCTGCTGCTAGCCCGACTTTTGTGCTCACTAAACACTCCAATTCTCACCGCAAAGTACTTGAGATTCGGAGGCAAAAGGAAGTTATAACTCGTGCTGAACACCAACACCAATTCCTTCCCCAGAACATGATGTTCGATGTATCCAATACGGATGATTACTTGATTCATCAACATATTGGGCCAGATTTTCGGCAGCTAATCTAG